Proteins co-encoded in one Spirosoma endbachense genomic window:
- a CDS encoding DUF2279 domain-containing protein — translation MKHWMRGAICVGLVIIILGQSVRAQPMPPTTTMPGASDPQGIREGRFIGVLIGTAAFYTITLLMLRKQWYKKKVPFHSFNDNREWLQMDKVGHAATAYCMSRGGYELMRWSGVNEQASILTGGLLALLFQTTLEVYDGHAEGWGFSKGDMVANIAGTALFVGQQYGAGQQVVSLKYGFRKTIFPPYRPNVLGRTTGVQMLKDYNGQQYWLSVNLASVLPVGPSFPRWLNLDFGYSGSGMIGGHDNPPVFDKDGKEVKFERYRQFFISPDADLSRIGTFSPSLQRFIGTAQFFKIPAPSLEFNRVNGLRFHPFLVPKE, via the coding sequence ATGAAACATTGGATGCGGGGAGCAATATGTGTTGGGCTAGTGATCATTATTCTGGGACAGTCTGTACGGGCTCAACCCATGCCACCGACAACCACTATGCCGGGCGCATCCGATCCGCAGGGAATTCGTGAGGGGCGATTTATTGGGGTCTTAATCGGAACGGCTGCTTTCTACACCATAACCTTATTGATGCTCCGCAAGCAATGGTACAAGAAAAAGGTGCCATTTCATTCCTTCAATGATAACCGTGAATGGCTGCAAATGGACAAAGTTGGCCATGCCGCCACTGCTTATTGCATGAGCCGGGGAGGCTATGAACTGATGCGATGGAGTGGTGTCAATGAGCAGGCCAGCATTCTGACGGGTGGCTTATTGGCCTTGCTATTCCAGACAACGCTCGAAGTGTACGACGGCCATGCGGAGGGATGGGGATTTTCGAAAGGCGATATGGTGGCTAACATTGCCGGTACGGCTCTATTCGTAGGGCAGCAATATGGGGCTGGTCAGCAGGTAGTTAGCCTCAAATACGGCTTTCGGAAAACAATTTTTCCACCCTACCGCCCGAATGTGCTGGGCCGTACGACTGGTGTGCAGATGCTGAAAGATTATAATGGCCAGCAGTACTGGCTGTCGGTGAATCTGGCGTCGGTGCTTCCGGTTGGCCCTTCTTTTCCGCGTTGGTTAAACCTGGACTTTGGCTATAGCGGTAGTGGCATGATTGGCGGGCACGACAATCCACCCGTGTTTGATAAGGATGGAAAGGAGGTCAAATTTGAGCGCTACCGGCAGTTTTTTATTTCACCCGACGCCGATCTGTCACGAATTGGTACGTTTAGCCCGTCATTGCAACGATTTATTGGAACAGCGCAATTTTTTAAAATCCCGGCTCCGTCGCTGGAGTTTAATCGAGTCAATGGTCTTCGGTTTCACCCTTTTCTAGTGCCAAAAGAGTAA
- a CDS encoding S1C family serine protease translates to MNTQFVAFADTISQPGVNPEQDQILLDAYSNTVVNVAKKVSPSVVQIKVSGRNSGNSQSNAQGRKPGQSRPDNNDGGTGSGFIISTDGYIITNNHVVAGASKLEVALSDGRELEATLIGRDPATDIAVIKIYTDGLKAIRFADSKQVQVGQIAIAVGNPYGFQYSLTAGVVSALGRTLRSESGRLIDDVIQTDAALNPGNSGGPLVNSQGDVIGVNTAVILPAQGICFAVSSNLAALVAGKLIMEGRVRRGYLGIAGQLINLTERIKQYNQLTTKTGVMVSSVEPDGVAGNGELLQGDIIVGFNGLPVATVDDLHRLLTDDTIGRRIQLTILRKNRQKGIMVIPGEMK, encoded by the coding sequence ATGAATACGCAATTTGTGGCATTTGCCGATACGATTTCGCAACCAGGTGTAAATCCTGAACAAGATCAGATCTTACTGGATGCGTACTCAAACACGGTCGTAAATGTAGCTAAAAAAGTAAGTCCATCTGTTGTACAGATTAAAGTAAGTGGACGTAATTCGGGAAATAGTCAATCTAACGCACAAGGACGTAAGCCCGGCCAGTCAAGGCCCGACAATAACGACGGCGGCACAGGATCTGGCTTTATTATCTCGACCGATGGCTATATCATCACCAACAATCATGTTGTTGCTGGAGCCAGTAAACTCGAAGTTGCTTTATCAGACGGCCGCGAACTCGAAGCTACCCTGATTGGCCGCGACCCAGCTACTGATATTGCCGTTATTAAAATCTATACCGATGGTTTGAAGGCAATTCGTTTTGCCGATTCAAAGCAAGTGCAGGTCGGTCAGATTGCCATTGCAGTGGGTAATCCCTATGGCTTTCAGTATTCACTGACAGCTGGCGTAGTGAGCGCCTTAGGACGAACCCTGCGTTCGGAGTCGGGTCGGCTCATCGATGACGTTATTCAAACGGATGCAGCCCTGAACCCCGGCAATTCGGGTGGTCCATTGGTCAACTCACAGGGTGATGTTATTGGCGTCAACACAGCTGTTATTTTGCCTGCCCAGGGTATCTGTTTTGCCGTTTCATCGAATTTAGCGGCACTTGTAGCGGGTAAACTGATCATGGAAGGCCGGGTTAGGCGCGGTTATCTGGGCATCGCCGGACAACTTATCAACCTGACTGAACGAATCAAGCAATATAATCAGCTTACCACCAAAACGGGCGTAATGGTATCGAGTGTGGAGCCCGATGGCGTAGCCGGTAATGGAGAGTTGTTGCAGGGGGATATTATTGTCGGCTTCAACGGGCTGCCCGTTGCTACCGTCGATGATCTGCATCGGCTGCTAACCGATGATACGATCGGGCGTCGGATTCAGTTAACCATTCTTCGTAAAAATCGTCAGAAAGGCATTATGGTCATACCCGGCGAAATGAAATAA
- a CDS encoding DUF4332 domain-containing protein, translated as MSITLGELRGTTDAMVYALKGQGLGDSDALLEATKTPQDRKALASATGIDQSLLLDLANRADLARVKGIGRVYSDLMEEAGVDTVVELAQRSAVNLHAKLIEINSKRQFTQRPPSVEQVTDFVEQAKSLPRMLEY; from the coding sequence ATGAGCATTACGTTAGGAGAACTTCGTGGCACTACAGACGCTATGGTATATGCCCTGAAAGGGCAGGGCCTGGGCGATAGTGACGCTCTACTTGAAGCAACCAAAACCCCACAGGACCGTAAGGCTTTAGCGTCAGCCACGGGTATTGATCAATCTCTTCTGCTTGACCTGGCGAACCGGGCTGATCTGGCTCGCGTCAAGGGAATTGGCCGGGTTTATAGTGATCTAATGGAAGAAGCTGGTGTTGATACCGTTGTCGAACTGGCTCAACGTTCGGCGGTAAACCTGCACGCTAAATTGATCGAAATTAATAGCAAAAGACAGTTCACCCAACGTCCACCATCGGTCGAGCAGGTTACTGATTTTGTGGAACAGGCAAAAAGTTTGCCCAGAATGCTTGAATATTAA
- the cdaA gene encoding diadenylate cyclase CdaA, which translates to MLALHLGFLDVGWLDLLDIVLVALLIYQIYNLVRGSVASRVFVGYLLVYLAYLLVKAFGLNLLTTILEYFISVGALALIIIFQQEIRRFLLLIGKSTNVANSRWLRRWLLRQPNVPEPTTSLRPILDACKTLSAEFSGGLIVIRKNDDLEKFSQSGELIDAEVSKPLLLAIFSQYSPLHDGAVIISDGRIQSARCILPVSDDDELPSSLGFRHRAALGMSEATDAAIIAVSEESGRMTLALNGELFTNLSLSELDDRLNRYLREPGRKETQL; encoded by the coding sequence ATGCTGGCCTTGCACTTAGGCTTTCTGGATGTCGGCTGGCTCGACTTGCTCGATATCGTACTAGTTGCCCTACTTATCTACCAGATTTATAACCTCGTTCGTGGCAGCGTTGCCAGTCGGGTATTCGTAGGCTATCTTCTGGTTTACCTCGCTTACCTTCTCGTTAAAGCATTTGGGCTAAACCTGTTGACTACTATACTGGAATATTTTATCAGTGTGGGCGCTTTGGCGTTGATTATTATCTTTCAACAGGAAATTCGCCGATTTCTGTTACTCATCGGTAAGTCTACCAACGTCGCCAACAGCCGATGGTTACGACGCTGGCTACTACGACAGCCGAACGTGCCAGAGCCAACGACGTCGCTCCGCCCCATTCTGGATGCCTGCAAGACGCTCAGCGCTGAGTTTTCGGGTGGACTGATCGTTATTCGCAAAAATGATGATCTGGAAAAATTTTCCCAGTCGGGCGAATTGATCGATGCCGAGGTGTCAAAACCGTTGTTACTGGCCATTTTCAGCCAATATAGCCCACTGCACGATGGCGCTGTCATTATCAGCGATGGGCGGATTCAATCTGCCCGCTGCATTCTGCCCGTCTCCGATGATGACGAATTGCCATCTTCATTAGGCTTTCGCCACCGGGCGGCTTTAGGAATGAGTGAAGCCACCGATGCAGCAATTATTGCTGTTTCGGAAGAAAGCGGTCGAATGACACTTGCCTTGAACGGTGAATTGTTTACCAATCTGTCCCTGTCGGAACTCGACGACAGGCTAAATCGCTACCTGCGCGAGCCGGGCAGAAAAGAGACCCAGCTATAA
- a CDS encoding ribonuclease Z, translated as MSTTQGEASAGMPSKGTITDKEHEQHHRPANPVFTLTVLGAGSATPTLRFHPTAQLLTAGNDYMLIDCGEGTQLRLIEQKIRPSRLRYIFISHLHGDHYFGLPPLLSTLNLAGRTEDLYLFGPRGLDEVLTTIFRVSDSRLGYRIHFQAVDPNTPTLLLDHPQLTVESIPLQHRIDCSGYLFREKTHPRKLIRERLPDDIPIHFLKQLKEGRDILTDEGQIIHAADDVTTPGLRARSYAFCSDTRYIESLVTQLQGVDLLYHEATFLEDNAQRAAEVYHSTAKQAATIAAKAGVGRLLIGHFSSRYKQYDPFVNEARTIFPETYIAVEGETISIENWGNSD; from the coding sequence ATGAGTACGACGCAGGGGGAAGCATCAGCCGGGATGCCGAGTAAAGGCACCATCACCGACAAAGAGCATGAACAACATCACCGACCAGCTAATCCGGTATTTACACTTACGGTATTAGGCGCTGGTTCGGCTACACCTACGCTACGGTTTCATCCGACAGCGCAGTTGCTTACCGCCGGGAATGATTACATGCTGATTGACTGTGGCGAAGGAACGCAACTCCGACTTATTGAGCAGAAAATACGACCGAGTCGGCTCCGGTACATCTTTATTTCTCACCTCCACGGCGACCATTACTTTGGATTACCACCACTCCTCTCAACCCTAAATCTGGCCGGACGAACCGAAGATCTGTACTTATTCGGGCCCCGTGGTTTAGATGAGGTGCTGACAACCATCTTCCGTGTTTCCGATTCGCGATTGGGTTATCGTATCCATTTTCAAGCTGTTGATCCGAACACGCCTACCCTTCTGCTCGATCACCCGCAATTGACCGTGGAGTCGATTCCGCTTCAGCATCGAATCGACTGCTCCGGCTATTTGTTTCGGGAAAAAACGCATCCGAGAAAGCTCATTCGTGAGCGGCTACCCGATGATATTCCGATTCATTTCCTGAAACAGCTTAAGGAAGGCCGCGATATTTTGACTGATGAAGGCCAGATTATTCACGCAGCCGATGATGTTACCACACCAGGGCTGCGTGCCCGCTCCTATGCTTTTTGCTCCGATACGCGTTATATTGAATCACTTGTGACTCAATTGCAGGGTGTCGATTTGCTCTATCACGAAGCTACTTTTCTGGAAGATAATGCTCAGCGTGCAGCCGAAGTCTATCATTCTACGGCTAAACAGGCGGCTACAATTGCGGCTAAAGCTGGCGTCGGCCGCTTGTTAATCGGGCATTTTTCGTCCCGTTACAAGCAATATGATCCGTTCGTGAATGAAGCCAGGACTATTTTCCCGGAAACCTATATAGCCGTAGAAGGCGAAACTATTTCGATCGAAAACTGGGGAAATTCAGACTAA
- a CDS encoding STAS domain-containing protein: MNYTIERNEQYALIRLADSEFGGDIPTDFETLSRTLFRSGYSNIIVDIAPVQAVDQAGITIIRKINRQCSNELGLLVLVTKNDELIEFLDKANISDLTILPTVEEAVDAVFMNELENDFRSEDDDEYDAGGSISRDAE; encoded by the coding sequence ATGAATTACACCATTGAAAGAAACGAACAATATGCCCTGATTCGATTGGCTGATAGTGAGTTCGGTGGCGATATTCCTACCGATTTTGAAACCCTCAGCCGTACCTTATTCCGGTCGGGTTATAGTAATATCATTGTTGATATAGCGCCCGTACAGGCTGTAGATCAGGCAGGTATCACAATCATTCGTAAAATAAATCGCCAATGTTCCAACGAACTGGGCTTATTGGTGTTAGTTACAAAGAATGATGAATTAATAGAGTTTCTGGACAAGGCTAACATCAGCGATCTTACTATTTTACCAACCGTAGAAGAAGCCGTTGATGCCGTGTTCATGAATGAATTGGAGAACGATTTTCGCAGTGAGGATGACGATGAGTACGACGCAGGGGGAAGCATCAGCCGGGATGCCGAGTAA
- a CDS encoding phosphoribosylaminoimidazolesuccinocarboxamide synthase, with protein sequence MNAIQETNFQFPGQTGFYRGKVRDVYSFPDKLIMIASDRISAFDVVLPRPIPYKGQVLNQTAAYFLRATADIVPNWLLDTPDPNVSVGLKCEPYAVEMVVRGYLAGHAWRQYRDGHRTLCGVALPEGLRENDRLPQPIITPSTKAHEGHDEDISREEILSQGIVREEEYVQLENYALALFSRGTAMAAERGLILVDTKYEFGSIDGKVYLIDEVHTPDSSRYFYADTYDTNLQANQPQKQLSKEFVREWLIANGFQGKTGQVVPAMSDEWVQQISARYIELFETVTGQSFQPADPATDPQLRIEANVGKSLAV encoded by the coding sequence ATGAACGCTATTCAGGAAACTAATTTTCAGTTCCCCGGCCAAACGGGGTTTTATCGTGGCAAAGTGCGGGATGTCTATTCATTCCCCGACAAATTAATCATGATTGCCTCCGACCGGATTTCGGCCTTTGACGTGGTATTACCCCGGCCAATTCCCTACAAAGGACAGGTACTTAATCAGACGGCGGCTTACTTTCTACGGGCAACCGCTGATATCGTGCCGAACTGGCTCCTCGATACGCCTGATCCAAACGTGAGTGTCGGGCTGAAATGCGAACCCTACGCGGTCGAAATGGTTGTACGCGGTTATCTGGCAGGACATGCCTGGCGGCAGTACCGCGATGGGCATCGGACTCTTTGTGGCGTTGCCTTACCAGAAGGGCTTCGGGAGAACGATCGCCTTCCTCAACCAATTATCACTCCTTCGACCAAGGCTCACGAAGGTCACGATGAAGACATCAGCCGGGAGGAAATTCTTAGCCAGGGTATTGTCAGGGAAGAAGAGTATGTTCAATTGGAAAACTACGCACTGGCTCTTTTTAGCCGAGGCACGGCAATGGCGGCTGAACGTGGCCTGATCCTGGTGGATACCAAATATGAATTTGGCTCCATTGACGGAAAAGTTTACCTCATCGACGAGGTTCATACACCCGACTCATCCCGTTATTTTTACGCCGATACATACGATACGAATCTTCAGGCCAATCAGCCCCAGAAGCAACTTTCTAAAGAATTTGTTCGGGAATGGCTTATTGCCAACGGATTTCAGGGTAAAACCGGGCAAGTTGTGCCAGCAATGTCTGATGAGTGGGTCCAGCAAATCTCCGCCCGCTACATCGAACTGTTCGAAACCGTAACCGGGCAATCTTTTCAGCCCGCCGATCCAGCCACTGACCCACAGCTGCGAATTGAAGCCAATGTCGGTAAATCACTGGCCGTTTGA
- a CDS encoding acetyl-CoA C-acyltransferase, which produces MNEVVIISAVRTPIGSFGGVLATLSAIDLGATAIRGALTRAGVSASQVQEVYMGNVVSANVGQAPAKQAAMKAGLPANIPCTTINKVCASGTKAIMMAAQTIQLGQADIVIAGGMESMSNAPYYVPKARFGYKYGNAELVDGLARDGLVDAYDQCAMGVFADQTAEKYAINRESQDAFTVQSYRRSETSTVSGRFGAEIVPIEVAGRKSTVTVQNDEEYTNVNYDKIPTLKPAFRPNGTVTAASSSPISDGASALVIMSRRKADELGLKPLARILAYADAEQEPQWFTTAPTKAVPLALERADLKIDDIDYFEVNEAFAVVPLAFSEILHVPQEKLNVFGGAVSIGHPLGASGARIVTTLTNVLQQNSGRYGVAGICNGGGGASAIVLEKL; this is translated from the coding sequence ATGAATGAAGTCGTCATTATTTCAGCGGTACGAACACCAATTGGCTCGTTCGGAGGTGTTTTGGCAACCTTATCTGCAATAGATTTGGGGGCGACTGCCATCCGGGGTGCATTGACCCGCGCTGGTGTTTCGGCCAGTCAGGTGCAGGAAGTTTATATGGGTAATGTGGTTTCAGCAAACGTCGGTCAGGCACCCGCTAAACAGGCGGCCATGAAAGCAGGTTTACCAGCCAATATTCCATGTACAACCATTAATAAGGTATGTGCGTCAGGGACGAAAGCGATTATGATGGCCGCACAGACTATTCAGCTGGGGCAAGCCGATATAGTCATTGCCGGTGGTATGGAGAGTATGTCCAATGCGCCCTATTATGTTCCTAAAGCCCGTTTTGGCTATAAATACGGTAACGCTGAACTGGTAGACGGCCTAGCCCGCGATGGGTTGGTCGATGCCTATGATCAGTGTGCTATGGGTGTATTTGCCGATCAGACCGCCGAAAAATATGCCATCAATCGGGAATCTCAGGATGCATTCACGGTGCAGTCATACCGCAGGTCCGAAACCAGTACAGTGAGTGGTCGGTTTGGTGCCGAGATCGTTCCAATAGAGGTGGCTGGTCGCAAAAGCACGGTGACCGTTCAGAACGATGAGGAATATACAAACGTCAATTACGACAAAATTCCAACCCTGAAACCTGCTTTTAGGCCAAATGGTACGGTAACTGCCGCTAGTTCGTCGCCGATCAGCGATGGAGCTTCGGCTTTAGTGATCATGAGCCGCCGGAAAGCCGACGAATTGGGGTTAAAACCACTAGCCCGAATTCTGGCTTATGCCGATGCAGAGCAAGAGCCGCAATGGTTCACAACGGCTCCAACCAAAGCGGTACCGCTTGCCCTTGAACGTGCTGATCTAAAAATTGATGACATTGATTATTTTGAAGTCAACGAAGCATTTGCCGTGGTTCCATTGGCATTTAGTGAGATCCTACACGTCCCGCAGGAGAAATTGAACGTCTTTGGTGGTGCCGTATCCATCGGTCATCCGTTGGGTGCATCGGGAGCACGAATTGTAACAACGTTAACAAACGTACTTCAGCAAAACAGTGGTCGATACGGGGTCGCTGGAATCTGCAATGGCGGTGGCGGTGCTTCAGCCATTGTGCTGGAAAAATTATAA
- a CDS encoding tetratricopeptide repeat protein has product MIYLFIAAWLWWDTPHSLNQISRNNEARQEAEAAYKAGDYTRAMHLYASLSRITTTIDPGVRLNLGHTYFHLKRYGKARSQYEALLHSDRTDLRTVAATQLGVMACLQKDSAIALTFFERALLEDPDNEPARYDFELIKKRFSGKTTEPNSRQKSSGNRPDQQNKPRPSGGQQVERSARQDELLHRFQRLDLSEAQALQLLDAMQEDDLPYALTRSARHSTMKTKENGSRW; this is encoded by the coding sequence ATGATTTATTTATTCATTGCGGCCTGGCTCTGGTGGGACACGCCCCATTCATTAAATCAGATTTCACGAAATAATGAGGCCAGGCAGGAAGCCGAAGCAGCCTATAAAGCGGGCGATTATACGCGGGCGATGCATCTGTATGCCAGTCTGAGCCGCATCACAACAACGATCGATCCGGGAGTGCGATTGAATCTTGGCCATACCTATTTTCATCTTAAACGGTATGGAAAAGCTCGTTCCCAGTATGAAGCATTGCTTCATTCCGACCGAACTGATTTACGTACAGTAGCCGCAACGCAACTGGGTGTGATGGCCTGTCTTCAAAAAGACAGTGCTATAGCGCTGACTTTTTTTGAACGGGCTTTGCTCGAAGATCCGGACAACGAACCAGCCAGGTATGACTTTGAGTTAATAAAGAAGCGGTTTTCAGGTAAAACTACCGAACCAAATTCGCGCCAGAAATCGTCCGGCAACAGGCCAGATCAACAGAATAAACCCCGCCCTTCAGGTGGGCAACAGGTTGAGCGATCAGCCCGGCAGGATGAGTTACTACATCGCTTTCAACGGCTCGACCTTAGTGAAGCACAGGCACTCCAACTGCTCGATGCGATGCAGGAAGATGATCTGCCTTATGCGCTGACTCGATCGGCCCGGCATTCAACGATGAAAACGAAAGAGAACGGAAGTCGCTGGTAA
- a CDS encoding vWA domain-containing protein: protein MTITGRDVYLLVDISRSMDATDAVPSRLERVKYDIQQLCDTLSTDRFGLILTSSESFVLSPLTADHDALKRFVRDIRTGKAAIGGTDLCAAIELARQKFITDSSTRLNAKALVLFSDGENFGSCNRTELASLKTAGLPLITVGVGTETGSSIREGRDFVRDDSRQIVRSRLNRSFLQELARDGGGQYIEANTGQYVRELAGVLLAQQGFRIDQNRVTVSTNKYVYFLLAALVLLAFDLIVTVRTFRL from the coding sequence GTACCTGCTGGTTGATATATCTCGCTCAATGGATGCAACAGATGCGGTTCCTTCCCGGCTTGAGCGCGTCAAATATGACATCCAGCAGCTCTGCGACACATTGTCTACAGATCGTTTTGGACTGATTCTGACATCCAGTGAATCCTTTGTCTTATCGCCCTTAACAGCCGATCACGATGCCCTAAAACGTTTTGTGCGGGATATTCGCACAGGCAAGGCAGCTATAGGCGGTACTGATCTTTGCGCAGCGATCGAATTAGCCCGCCAAAAGTTTATCACCGATTCGTCGACCCGCCTGAACGCCAAAGCATTGGTACTATTCAGTGATGGAGAAAATTTCGGCTCCTGTAATCGTACTGAGCTTGCAAGCCTTAAAACAGCTGGTTTACCGCTTATTACAGTTGGCGTTGGCACAGAAACAGGCTCGTCTATTCGTGAAGGTCGTGATTTTGTTCGCGACGATTCCCGGCAAATCGTCCGAAGTCGATTAAATCGGAGTTTTCTTCAGGAACTGGCTCGCGATGGTGGTGGGCAATACATTGAAGCCAACACTGGTCAATATGTTCGTGAATTGGCGGGGGTTCTGTTGGCGCAACAAGGCTTTAGAATAGACCAGAACCGCGTGACTGTTTCCACCAATAAATACGTTTATTTTTTACTGGCCGCACTTGTGTTACTGGCCTTTGACCTTATTGTAACAGTAAGGACATTCAGATTATGA